The Prosthecobacter sp. SYSU 5D2 nucleotide sequence GAGGGCGCTGCGGGCATCAAAGGCGCGCTGGCTGGCCTCCAGCAGGGTCAGCACATCGGTGAGGCCTTTTTCATACTGACCGAGCGCCAGTTTTTCCGACCTTTCGGCTTCTTCGGCGGCACGGGAAAGGGAGGAGGCCTGGTCCAATAAGAAGCGGTCAGCGGCAAGGGCGGTCTCCACTTCCTGAAAGGCGGTGAGGGCGCTGCCTTTATAAGTGGCCAGAAGTTCCTCATAGCGGGCGCGCTCCAGCCTCACGCCAGCGACGAGCCGGCCACCCTGGAAGAGCGACATGGCCGTGTTGCCGGCGATGGACCAGATGGCGGATTCGGGTACGAGAAGATTGTCCATGTCCTGCGAGGTGCGGCCGCTTTCCCCGGTGATGCGGAAGCTGGGCAGAAAGGCTTTTTTGGCGGAGCTTTCGCGGCTGACGGCGGCTTCAAGCTGGCGCTCGGCGGCACGCAGGTCCGGACGGCGCAAGAGCAGCTCGGAAGGCAGACCGGCCGGGATGCTGCGGCGAAGCACGGGCAGACTGCCCATGCCAGCTTCCTTGCCGGCCGGGTAGCCGCCCAGCAGCACCTCCAGTGCACGGCGGGTCTGGTCCACGGCGGCCTGTCTTTGCTTCAGCGTGGCCTCCGTGCGGGCCAGGTCGGCACGGGCAAGGCTGACGTCCAGGGCGGCGCGGTCCGGCTCGATGCCGCGGTCCATCTGGTTTTCCAGGATGCCTAGCTGCATGCGGCGGGTGCGGATGTTCTCGTCAGCGAGTGCCAGTAGGGCCTGCGCCTCCGCCAGGGTGGTGGCGGTACGCACGGTATTGGCGGCGAGGGAAAGACGGGCGGCGTGAAAATTTTCCTCCGCTGCCAGGCGGTTGGCCTTGGCGGCCTTGCGCTCATCAGCAATGCGCCCCCAGAAATCAACTTCCCAGGTCATATTGAGGGGAAGACGGAAGCGGTTGGCGATCGGAGTGAGGCCTGGGAAACGCTGGTCCCCTGGGCTCTGGGAACGGCTGGCATTGTAGTTGGTGGTCAGGGCCGGATACAGGGCGGCCCCGGCCTGGATAGTCTCGGCATAGGCCTGCTGCACACGCTCCGCCGCTGCGGTGAGGTCCGGATTCGCGGCGATGGCCTGTGTCACCAGGGCGCTAAGCCGGGGACTGTTAAAATCAGCCAGCCAGCCGGTGGAGGCCTTTTCAGGGAGGGAGGGGAGGGCCGCCCAGTTCTCCGGGGCCAGGGCATGCATCTCGTACACATCCTCTTTCAGGCGCTTGGTTCCCAACGGAGGAAACAGCCCGCAGGAAGCGAGCAGCGGCACGCTAAGGACCAGCATTCCCTTGTGCAGGGAGGTGGGTGACCAGAGGGGGGAAAACGGCATCCGCTCCATTTAGCCGCTTTGCCCCCGGCTTCAACCTGAACACCACTTTACGAAAAAGCCGGGCTGATTTTCATCGGCCCGGCTTTGACTGAATGGAATGAGTCAGACGGACTAGACCTTGCCAAAGATGGTGTTGCCAGTGCTACGCAGGTCGTCGCAGGCTTCCTTCATGCGCTCGCAGAGGCCCTGCTCGCCCTTTTTCAGGTAGCTGCGCGGATCGTAGGCTTTTTTATCACCCACTTCGCCGTCAATCTTGAGCACGCCAGAGTAGTTCTTCATCATGTGGTCCACGAGGGGGCGGGTAAAGGCGTACTGGGTGTCGGTATCAATGTTCATCTTGATGACGCCGTAATCCAGGGTCTCGCGGATCTCTTCGAGAGGGGTGCCGCTGCCGCCGTGGAAGACGAGGTCCATTTCGGCATTGTCGCCATATTTGCCCATGACGGCGGCCTGACCGTCCTTAAGGATGGTGGGCTTCAGCTTCACGGCACCGGGTTTGTAAGCGCCGTGGACGTTGCCAAATGTGGCGGCGAACATGAACCTGCCGATGCCATTGAGGGTCTCATAAACGACCAGCATGTCTTCTGGCGTGGTGTAAAGCTTGTCGTTGGAGACGCCGGAGGTGTCATGACCGTCCTCCTCACCGCCGACGACGCCGGCTTCGATTTCCAGGATGATGTCCAGTTCGACACACTGCTGGAGCAGCTCCTTGGAGATGCGCATGTTTTCTTCCAGCGGCAGTTCGGAGCCGTCGAACATGTGGCTGTTGAAGAGGTTGCCTTTGCCGGCCTCACGGCGGGCCTTGGTGGCGGCCAGGAGGGGCTTGAGGAATTTTTCGACGTTCTTTGGATGGCAGTGGTCGGTGTGCAGGGCCACCAGGATGTCATAACGCTCAGCCAGGATGTGAACGGCCTCGGCCAGGACAATGGCACCAAGGGCCATGTCCTTCACGGAGGTGCCTGAGGCGAATTCACCGCCGCCGGTGGAAACCTGGATGATGCCGTCGGACTTGGATTCTGCGAATGCCTTCAGCGCACCGTTGATGGTAGGAAGTGAGGTGACATTGATGGCCGGGTAGGCGTAACCGCCTTTCTGGGCGGCATCAAGCATGGCACGGTATTGGGCAGGGGTGGCGACGGGCATTTCGGGATGTATTTGTGGTTAACCAGTATGGAATAGAAGCAAGAATGATGCCCGGTGCAAGGTTGGGTTGCCAGAGAACCGCAACCCACGGGGTACCAAGCGGCCGGCCGGGCCGTATCCAGGGAGGCCGGATCCTCCGACACCTTCCCTTGCCAGCGGGCTTCCCCGCGCCAATGTCCTTTTTTCCATGCCTGCCCGCCGTCTCCGCTCCACCCCCGCCCGCAAATCCCCCCGTTCCTCCGCGTCAGCGGGTGCGGACCTCACCGTTCCGCCCCTGACCGCCCAGGTGCGCACGCTTGAAAACGGCCTGGATGTAATCGTCCGCGAGGACCATGAGCATCCGCTCGTCAGCGTGCAGATTTGGGTCAAAGCCGGCAGCCTGCA carries:
- a CDS encoding efflux transporter outer membrane subunit, which translates into the protein MPFSPLWSPTSLHKGMLVLSVPLLASCGLFPPLGTKRLKEDVYEMHALAPENWAALPSLPEKASTGWLADFNSPRLSALVTQAIAANPDLTAAAERVQQAYAETIQAGAALYPALTTNYNASRSQSPGDQRFPGLTPIANRFRLPLNMTWEVDFWGRIADERKAAKANRLAAEENFHAARLSLAANTVRTATTLAEAQALLALADENIRTRRMQLGILENQMDRGIEPDRAALDVSLARADLARTEATLKQRQAAVDQTRRALEVLLGGYPAGKEAGMGSLPVLRRSIPAGLPSELLLRRPDLRAAERQLEAAVSRESSAKKAFLPSFRITGESGRTSQDMDNLLVPESAIWSIAGNTAMSLFQGGRLVAGVRLERARYEELLATYKGSALTAFQEVETALAADRFLLDQASSLSRAAEEAERSEKLALGQYEKGLTDVLTLLEASQRAFDARSALIGVQAQRLRNRADLHLALGGEF
- the fbaA gene encoding class II fructose-bisphosphate aldolase, whose translation is MPVATPAQYRAMLDAAQKGGYAYPAINVTSLPTINGALKAFAESKSDGIIQVSTGGGEFASGTSVKDMALGAIVLAEAVHILAERYDILVALHTDHCHPKNVEKFLKPLLAATKARREAGKGNLFNSHMFDGSELPLEENMRISKELLQQCVELDIILEIEAGVVGGEEDGHDTSGVSNDKLYTTPEDMLVVYETLNGIGRFMFAATFGNVHGAYKPGAVKLKPTILKDGQAAVMGKYGDNAEMDLVFHGGSGTPLEEIRETLDYGVIKMNIDTDTQYAFTRPLVDHMMKNYSGVLKIDGEVGDKKAYDPRSYLKKGEQGLCERMKEACDDLRSTGNTIFGKV